TTATAGTTCTTCCGGATGCACTTTGCGGAAGTTCATCTATTGCCCTCTCTTTTTGATATGTGTTCTCTATATTAGGGATAACCAACAAATCCATGAACCTTTTAATAAAAGTTGATTTTCCCGTCCTGACAGGTCCCACAATTCCTATGTAAATATCCCCTTGAGTTCTTTCAGCTATTTGCTGGTATATGTTGAATTTATCCACCCTTAGAACCCTCCCCTATATTGTTACACGTCTCGTTACGGACTATGTATATTGTCTTTTTCAATATTAAATATATGTCCGAAAACAGTTATTATTACAAAAAAATAAATTTATTGAAAACTGTGTTTATATACTGAAAACATTGAGAGGACTGATATAAAACCCGGCAGCCTATTTTGATAAGACGGGAATTGACATTAACAAACATTCCACGATATAATTTTTTTATAAAAGGCTGAATCCTCTTTAAATGAGGTACGGAGGAACCAATTTTGGGGCTAATCTGAAAAAGATAATTAGTAAGTGTACATATATTAATCATTTAATAAATCATCTTTGTCTTTTTCGTAGGGCGATCCTATTACCCGAACCCGACAGCTAACTTCGGAAGCCATAAATAGGAGGCTAAAATGTTGCAACTAAAGAAAATGATTTCCGGTGCAGCAACCATTGTGTTGTGCCTGGGATTGTTTGCATTTTCATCTTTTGCCGATGAAATTCAGACTGGAACAGTTTCCGCATCTGTTCTAAATCTCCGAAGTGAACCCGGAACAACCTCAAAGGTCATTGGAAGTATGACCCGCGGGGACAAGCTTAGTATTCTTGAAAGCTCAGGTGATTGGTTAAAAGTAAAAACATCAGATGGTGAAACGGGCTGGGCGTTCAGTCAATACGTTGCCCTTTCCAAAGATTCCGATGAAGATACATCGGACAGGCAGTCTGAAAATTCTACTGACTTATCAGAGCTGATAGTGAAATTTTCCAAGACTCTATTGGGTACAGAGTATGTTTATGGAGGTACAACTCCTAAAGGCTTTGACTGCTCAGGATTTGTACAGTATGTCTTTAAGCACTTTGATATTTCATTAGAGAGGGTAGCTTCCAGTCAGGCAAACCAGGGTAGCCGTGTTTCAAGTCAAGACTTGAGTGCCGGTGATTTGGTTTTCTTTGACACTGACGGAGGTCACAACAGTATCAGTCATGTAGGGATATACATTGGCGGCGGACAATTTATCCATGCGGCATCAGGAAGTTCTACCCGTAAAGTTATAATTTCTGATTTAACTTCCGGGTATTATGCAAACAATTTTATGAAAGCAAGACGAGTTATAGTATAATTTTTGGGGCTGCTCTTTTGAGCAGCTTTTTTTTATCTAAAAAGGGCTGCCGTCCAATGAAAATAATTCACCCGGTGGCAGCCCTTTCATCAACATTTACATTTCGGTTTTTTTATCTCTGGTCATTAATGCTCCTACAGCACTTCTTGGGTCTTTACCTTCAAAAAGTATTTTATATGCTTCTTCAGTTATAGGCATTGAAACACCAAGTTTTTTTGCGAGATCATAGGCAGGCTTTGTAGTTGCTACGCCTTCAACAACCATATTTACTTCATCCAATGCCTGCTGAACGCTCTTTCCCTGACCAATTAAAATACCTGCTCTTCTGTTTCTGCTATGCATACTTGTACATGTAACTATCAGGTCTCCTACTCCCGTGAGTCCTGAAAAAGTATCCGCATGTCCTCCCATGGCTACACCAAGTCTGGATATTTCTGCAATTCCTCTTGTCATAAGAGCGGCCTTTGTGTTGTCACCATACCCCAGACCATCTGAAATTCCTGCACATAAGGCAATAATATTTTTAAGAGCTCCTCCCAGTTCAACACCAACTACATCAGTATTTGTATAAACTCTGAAATTTGGAGTCATAAATAAATCCTGAAGGAACTCAGCAACTTCTATTTTTTCGCAAGCAGCTACCACAGTAGTAGGTATGTCCCGTCCTATTTCTTCTGCATGGCTTGGCCCAGATAGCACTGCTACGTTGTTATCAGGCAGCTCCTCTTTCATTATTTCTGAAAGCAATTTACAGGTTTCATTTTCAATTCCCTTTGAACAGGTAACTACAATAGTATTCTTGGAAATAATGCTTGCAAGGGTTTTGCAGTTCTGTCTTGTAGTTTGTGAAGGAACAGCCAGCACAACTACCTCCGCTTCTTTGCAAGCCTCCGAAATATCGTTTGTAAATTCAACGCTTTCAGCTACTTTAACACCGGGCAGTCTTGTAATATGCTCTCTGTTTTTCTTTAACATTTCTATTTCTTCTACCATGGGTGACCACAATCTAACCTTGTTACCGTTCTTTGATAACAATACCGCCATTGCCGTACCCATGCTTCCCGCACCAACAATTGCTATATTTCTATTCATGTTTGCCTCCCTATACCAATAAAGTTATATATACATTAAGCTTTTTTCTTTTCACCGATTTTTGATTCTGTTCCATTCAAAAGTCTCTTAATATTCCCATTATGACGGGCGATTGCCAATATTGACAGTATCGTCGCAAATATAATAAAAATCGGACTGTTCCCTTTTATGGCAGCCCCTATTGGAAAAGCTACGCATGCTAATATTGATCCCAGTGATACATATCTGGTAATAACTACTATTATAACAAATACACCCAGAAGAATCAGGCCAAGTTTCCAATCCATCATCATTACCACTGAAAATGAAGTGAGAATACCCTTTCCGCCTTTAAACTCGAAGTATACCGGCCAGTTATGCCCTGCTATAGCAGCGATACCGCCAACCATACCTCCTATCCCTGAAATATTACACAAAGTAATTGAATCAGGTATGGAAGTAATAATCAAGTTACCAATAATATATGATAAAACTCCTTTAAGAATATCTCCGAATATTACAAGAACCGCTGCGGTTTTTCCAAGTGTCCTCAATGTATTTGTCATTCCGGCATTGCCGCTGCCATGCTTACGTATATCAGTTCCGTAAATTCTCCCCACAACAATGGAAGTATTCAAGCTTCCAAGAAGATATCCGATTATCATAACCAATAAAATCTTTATTGAAAAAAGACCCATCTTTCCCTCCATAAGCCTAATCGGCTAAAAATCATTTAAAGAAATAAATCCCTAATCTCTCTACAATTGCTTAGACTAATCTTCCTTTTCACGCTGCCTATGGATAAATCTTATGGGAGTTCCTTCAAAGCCGAAATTTTTCCTCAGCTGATTTTCCAAATAACGCTCATAGGAATAATGGAACAATTCCAAATCATTAACAAATACAACAAATGACGGTGGCTTTATGCCCGCCTGAGTCATATAGTATATTTTCAGTCTTTTACCCTTATCTGAAGGAGGCTGAACCATAGCAACTGCTTCGTTTATAAGATCGTTCAACATTCCTGTAGAAATACGGAAGGCTGCCTGATCGGCAACAAATTTGATAAGCTCATAAATTTTATTGACCCTTTGTCCGGTTTTAGCAGATATAAAGAGAACCGGTGCATAGGTCATAAATCCCAATTTCTCATGTACTACTTTCCTGTATTCCTCTAGTGTACCTGTCTGCTTTTCAATTAAATCCCATTTATTAATAACTATAATTGAGGCTTTTCCCTGCTGATGTGCATAACCCGCAATCTTTGTATCCTGCTCTGTTACACCGTCTTCGGCATCAATCATAATAAGGCATACATCTGCACGTTCAATGGCAGTCCAAGACCTGATTGTACTGTATTTTTCAATGGTTTCGTTAATTTTACTTCTTTTTCTTATTCCGGCTGTATCAATAAAAGTGTACTTCTGTCCATCCTTTTCCACATGAGTATCGATAGCGTCTCTGGTAGTACCCGGAATATTACTTACAATAACCCTGTTTTCACCGAGAATTGAATTTATTAATGAAGATTTTCCTGCATTAGGCTTTCCGACAACGGCTACCTTTATAACATCCTCATCCTCTTCAGCATCCATATCTTCGGGAAAATGCTCAAAAACTGCATCAAGAAGATCACCCATACCAAGGCCATGTACAGATGAAATTATCTGCATATCGCCCATACCCAGGTTATAAAATTCATATACATCAGGAGGCGGGTCACCGACCCTGTCAACCTTGTTTACACATAACACAACAGGCTTCTGGGATTTTCTCAGCATGGTTGCAACTTCCTTGTCGGTAGCTGTCATACCATCCTTTGCATCAACCATAAAAATAATAACGTCTGCCGTTTCAATGGCAATTTCAGCCTGACGCTTCATTTGCTGCATAATGATATCCTCGGAATAAGGCTCAATTCCTCCCGTATCTATTAATGTAAACTTTGTGTTTCTCCACTCTATCTCAGTGTATATCCTATCTCTTGTTACACCAGGAGTATCTTCAACAATAGAAATTCTGCTGCCTGCCAGATAATTAAAAAAAGTAGACTTACCAACATTCGGTCTGCCAACAACTGCTACAACAGGTTTACCCAAATACTACACCTCCACGTAAAATTAACAACTAACTTTATTATATTTATATAAAATATCTAATTTCCAATCAATGCATTTACAAAATCACTACCCGAGCTATCCACTATTCGGATGGGGATGTCAAGCTCAACTTCAATACGTTCAACAGTATAATCGTCGAGGAAGACATGTTCTCCGGCTCGCAGCATATTCCTGCTTATTAACAATTCCTGCCCTAGATCACGGCCTTTCAGCTGCTTTACAATATCCTGCCCCGTAAGCAATCCCGTAACAGTTACATAAGGGCCAAAAAAATCATTTTCTATATCATAAACATTGACTTCCAAACCACTATATACATTTTTTATTTCATCTACCAATTGTAATATATTTTTATATACAAGTCTACCTGTTACCAGACTTACCTTTCGTTGGGTAGACATTATATGCTTTTTCTTATTTTTAAGGGCTTCCTTCACTTCTTGCCTGAGCAATGCCACCATTCCAACACCGTTTTCAATCTGCGGAAAGCCCTCATATTCCTTGTATTTTGGAATATCTATACCTGCATTAATATAAAACTCGTCGGACAGATATATAACTCTGGAGCCTCTCTCTTGCAATAGTTTATTCTGCCATTTATGTACCTGATTTATAACATTCGCACTGCTTTCCATATCAAATGGCTTTAATTCAAACAGGTTTTCCCTATGTCTGCTTATACCCACCGGTACAATTGAAACACTGTTTATAGAAGGATAAAGCTGACACAAATCATCAATAGTTTTATCCAATTCGTGGTGGTCATTGATATCCCTACATAAAACAATCTGACAGTTAACTTCAATACCGTTATCTGTTAACATTCTTATTTTATCCATAACATCACCGGCAAACCTGTTTCCAAGCATGAATTTTCTTAAATCAGGGTTAGTCGTATGAACAGAAACATTTATAGGTGACATTCTATAATGAATAATTCTCTCAAGTTCTTCATTTTTTATATTAGTTAGTGTAACATAATTTCCGGTAAGGAAAGAAAGTCTTGAATCATCGTCTTTAAAGTATACTGTTTCTCTCATTCCCTTGGGAAGCTGGTCAATAAAACAGAAAATACACTTGTTGGTGCAGCTCTTAGCTCCATCAATAAGTGAATCCTCAAATTCCAGGCCTAAATCTTCAATTTCATCCTTTTCGACTTCTATCTCCCATATCTCACCGTCAGGTTTTTCAATCTCCAACAGCAATTCCTCAGAAGCCTGATAATACCTATAATCAAAGATATCCTTTATATTCTGCTTGTTTATGGACAACAGGAAATCTCCTGCCTCAACCCCGGCTTCTTCTGCTATGCTCTCGGACTGAACCATACATATTTTAATTTTGTTGTGCAAGCTATAACACCATCCTACTAATTTTTCATAAACAAGCGAATATTTTTCGCTCTATACTATCATTTGCATCTGCTAAAAAAATAATCAATAATTTTTTGTAAAAATCAAAAAGCAGCAAGATATCATCCTGCTGCTTTAATGACATATTATTATTTAGCTTCTACTTTAACTACCTGTTTGCCATCATAATATCCACATTCACCACATACCCTGTGAGGCAGCTTGAAAACATGACACTGTGGGCAGCTTACTAGAGTTGGTGATGCCAGCTTCCACTGGGATCTTCTCTTACCTGTTCTTGCCTTGGACCATCTACGCTTTGGATTTGCCATCAATAACACCTCCCTACTATAATGCAACCATCAAAGTAGAAACCTACTTGAAATAATCTTTAAGTATTTCCATCCTTGGGTCTACTATCTCTCGCTCATCACACTTGCAACTTTTAATATTTAAATTGGTTCCACAAGTCCTGCATAACCCTTTGCAGTCTTCACTGCATACAATTTTCATGGGCATTGCAAGAATAATGTTGTCCATAAGTGGCTTATCAATGTCAACAACATTACCTTCAAATGTATATGCATCAACATCATCGGATTTTGAAACCTCGACAAAGCTTTCTTCGACCTCAATATCTTCAGTCATGTCTAAATGCTTCAGACACCTGAGGCAGTTTGCACTAAACTCATAATGAAGCTCACCACTTAACTTTAACAGGCCACCTAAATTAACTATGCGCCCTGTAAACTTAAAAGAAGGTTTAAACTCTACTGAAGTATCATACTCCCGTATTTCAGGCAGATCATCAACAAAATTGATATCTATCCCTGCTCCTTCAGTTTTAATAATATCAGACACATTTACTCTCATAAGTAACCTCTTAAAAACCGACAACTGATATTATACTAACTAATGCAGCTTTTGTCAATAATTCAATTTCGGTAAAATTATATTATTAATTACATCACTATTGTTGCCCTGTTTTGACATATATATTATATCGAAAATTACTTTATAAATCTCACTGTTTCTTTTGCAATTGCAAGCTCTTCATTAGTTGGAATTACTAGAGTTCTTACAGTAGCACCTGCAGTAGAAATATCAATTTCCTGTCCTCTGAGCTTGTTTTTTTCTTCATCTATTTTAATACCGAAGAAATCCATATCGCTGACAATCATATTTCTTACTACGGAATTATTTTCACCTACACCAGCTGTAAATATGATTGCATCAACACCGTTCATAACTGCAATATATTCTCCGATGAATTTCTTAACACCATAACTGAAAATTTGAATTGCAAGCTCGGCTCTGCTGTTTCCTGAATCAGCTGCAGCATGTAAATCTCTGAAGTCACTGCTTACACCTGATATACCCAGAACACCTGACTTTTTATTTAAGAGATTGCTTACACCCTTAACATCCAGGTTTTCCTTTTCCATAAGGAATGTAACTACTTCAGGGTCAATTGTACCGCTTCTTGTACCCATTGCAAGTCCCTGCAGAGGTGTAAAGCCCATTGATGTATCAACTGACTTACCCTTGTTTACTGCACAAATACTTGAACCGTTTCCAAGATGACATGTAATTAACTTTAATTCGCTTAATGGCTTATCAAGCATTTCAGCAGCTCTTTCTGCAACATACTTGTGTGATGTTCCATGGAAACCGTATTTCCTTATACCATATTTTTCATAGAGTTCATATGGCAATGCATAAAGGTATGCATAATCAGGCATGGAGCTGTGGAAAGTAGTATCAAATACAGCTACCATCGGTATATTCGGCATAATCTGCTGACAAGCCTCTATACCTATTATATTCGGAGGATTGTGAAGGGGAGCTATGTCTATACACTCTCTTACCGCTGCCATAACCTTTTCATCTATAACTACTGAACTGTTGAATTTTTCTCCGCCGTGTACTATTCTGTGTCCTACCGCTGATATTTCGGACATGTTTTTTATAACGCCGATCTTATTGTCTGTAAGTGCACTAATAACTGCCTCTATCGCATCTTTGTGGTTCTTTAATTCCTTGTTTAAAACAACCGCCTCTTCAGAACCCCTTGTTTGCTTTATAAAGGAATTGTCAATCCCTATTCTGTCACATAACCCCTTTGCAAGAACTGTTTCATTTGTCATATCGATTAATTGATATTTTAATGAAGAACTCCCTGCATTGATAACTAATACCTTCATCGTTAGTTCATCTCCCCTAATAATAGTTAAACGTATTTTTTTATATTAAGAATTTTGTGCCTGTACACAAGTTATCGCAACAACACCTACTATATCCTCCGCACTGCATCCTCTTGAAAGATCATTAACAGGTTTTGCTATACCTTGAATAATAGGGCCATAGGCTTCTGCCTTTGCAAGTCTTTGTGTAAGCTTATAGGATATATTACCACAGTTAAGGTCAGGGAATATTAATACATTGGCCTTTCCTGCAACACTGCTTCCCGGTGCTTTTGATGCTCCAACGGAAGGAACGATAGCAGCATCCGCCTGCAATTCTCCATCAAGCTGAAGGTCAGGAGCTTTTTCCTTTGCAAGTTTTGTAGCTTCAATAACCTTTTCTGTAAGTACACTCTTTGCGCTGCCGTATGTTGAATATGAGAGCATTGCAACAACCGGTTCAGCCTGTACAAGGCTCTTGAATGATTTTGAAGAAGCTATTGCGATTTCTGAAAGCTCTTCTGCATTTGGGTTTTCCACAAGTCCGCTGTCTCCGTAAATGAATACTCCATTTTCGCCGTATTCACAGTCAGGAACAACCATTACGAAGAATGCTGATACCAGTTTTGCCCCAGGTGCTGTCTTTAATATTTGAAGAGCCGGCCTTAATGTGTTTGCAGTTGAATTAATTGCTCCTGCGACCATTCCGTCAGCCTCGCCCATTTTTACCATCATAATTCCGAAGTACAAAGGATTTTCAGATAATATTTTCCTTGCCTCTTCAGGAGTCATTCCCTTTGCCTTCCTAAGTTCATACAGGGTATTTACATACTCATCAAATCTTTCAAAGTTTGCAGGATCAACAATTTTTGCCTTTGATATATCCAGGTCACCACCCAGTTCTTTAATATCATCCTTGTTACCCACAAGTACGATATTGGCAATACCTTGTTCCTGAATCATTGCAGCAGCCTTCAAAGTTCTGATATCATTGCTTTCAGGAAGTACTATTGTTTTGATATCTTTTTTTGCTCTGCTTACAATCTGCTCTAAAAAGTTCATGTTTCAAAAGTCCCCTTTCGTTGTTACGCAATACTAATAAGGCCATTTCATATGGACCCAATTAAAATTATCAAACTGAATGTCTTGTAGATAAGGCAATTCAATTCAACAAAGTTCATATTGCACTTTGACATAATTATATTATTAAAGATTTAGTAAAAATTTATTATTATTACCTGGTTATAATACCTGAAAACAAGTATTTGCACCACTTTTATTATATACAACTTGTTCATTGTATACAAGAAAAAATTTGTTATTAAATTTTGTATTTCAAAACCGTTAAAACTGTTATAAACTTATATAGAAAAAGCACATGTTTATTGTGCCCAATTTACAGCAGATACCATTACGAAAGGTAAGGTTAATAACCAATGAAAAAAAAGCTACTATTATATTCCACATCGTTCTTTTGCGGAATGTCTGTAATGGCAGTAGAACTAAGTGTTTCCAAGCTTCTTGCACCCTATTTCGGGACTTCCCAGATTATATGGACAGTTATTATCGGATTGATTATGATATCCCTGAGTGTAGGAAACGTTTTGGGCGGAAGGTCTGCCGACAAGCATAATAGCATGAACAGGCTTTATCTTATTATATGGGCAGCCGCTATATGGATTGCCATAATTCCTTTTGTAGGCAAATATATCGTTGTAGGTATAATTGGCCTGCTTTTTATGTTTCTTCCTCAGAACCTGCTTATTACAGGTTCGGCAATCTCCTGTCTGGTTCTGTTCTCTGTTCCTTTAATTGGACTTGGAATGGTTTCTCCTTATCTGGTGAAGCTGGGTGTTACCGATATTGAAAATACAGGTAAAACTACCGGGAAGATATACGCCATGAATACTATAGGAAGTATTATCGGGACGTTTTTACCTACTTTTGTTACAATACCTACTGTGGGTACAAGCAAAACCTTTCTTATTTTTGCACTTGTTTTAAACGTTATCTGCCTTGCATATTTTATTATGAATAAAGTTAAAAGTGTTAAGACTTCTTTGACATTTATAATAATTTTCGCTTTGCTCTTTATGCCTCTCTCTAATTCATATGCTTTCTGGAGGGATTGTGTTGTTGAAGACGAATCTGTGTACAATTATTTACAGGTAACGGAAGACAAGGACTCCGTATACCTTTCAACTAATGTAGCTTTTGGTGTTCAGTCGGTATACAAAAAGGACAACAAGCTGTCAGGTATGTACTATGATTTTGCACTGGCAGCTCCGCAATTCATAAAGG
This region of Clostridium sp. BNL1100 genomic DNA includes:
- a CDS encoding SH3 domain-containing C40 family peptidase, which codes for MLQLKKMISGAATIVLCLGLFAFSSFADEIQTGTVSASVLNLRSEPGTTSKVIGSMTRGDKLSILESSGDWLKVKTSDGETGWAFSQYVALSKDSDEDTSDRQSENSTDLSELIVKFSKTLLGTEYVYGGTTPKGFDCSGFVQYVFKHFDISLERVASSQANQGSRVSSQDLSAGDLVFFDTDGGHNSISHVGIYIGGGQFIHAASGSSTRKVIISDLTSGYYANNFMKARRVIV
- a CDS encoding NAD(P)H-dependent glycerol-3-phosphate dehydrogenase, which codes for MNRNIAIVGAGSMGTAMAVLLSKNGNKVRLWSPMVEEIEMLKKNREHITRLPGVKVAESVEFTNDISEACKEAEVVVLAVPSQTTRQNCKTLASIISKNTIVVTCSKGIENETCKLLSEIMKEELPDNNVAVLSGPSHAEEIGRDIPTTVVAACEKIEVAEFLQDLFMTPNFRVYTNTDVVGVELGGALKNIIALCAGISDGLGYGDNTKAALMTRGIAEISRLGVAMGGHADTFSGLTGVGDLIVTCTSMHSRNRRAGILIGQGKSVQQALDEVNMVVEGVATTKPAYDLAKKLGVSMPITEEAYKILFEGKDPRSAVGALMTRDKKTEM
- the plsY gene encoding glycerol-3-phosphate 1-O-acyltransferase PlsY translates to MGLFSIKILLVMIIGYLLGSLNTSIVVGRIYGTDIRKHGSGNAGMTNTLRTLGKTAAVLVIFGDILKGVLSYIIGNLIITSIPDSITLCNISGIGGMVGGIAAIAGHNWPVYFEFKGGKGILTSFSVVMMMDWKLGLILLGVFVIIVVITRYVSLGSILACVAFPIGAAIKGNSPIFIIFATILSILAIARHNGNIKRLLNGTESKIGEKKKA
- the der gene encoding ribosome biogenesis GTPase Der yields the protein MGKPVVAVVGRPNVGKSTFFNYLAGSRISIVEDTPGVTRDRIYTEIEWRNTKFTLIDTGGIEPYSEDIIMQQMKRQAEIAIETADVIIFMVDAKDGMTATDKEVATMLRKSQKPVVLCVNKVDRVGDPPPDVYEFYNLGMGDMQIISSVHGLGMGDLLDAVFEHFPEDMDAEEDEDVIKVAVVGKPNAGKSSLINSILGENRVIVSNIPGTTRDAIDTHVEKDGQKYTFIDTAGIRKRSKINETIEKYSTIRSWTAIERADVCLIMIDAEDGVTEQDTKIAGYAHQQGKASIIVINKWDLIEKQTGTLEEYRKVVHEKLGFMTYAPVLFISAKTGQRVNKIYELIKFVADQAAFRISTGMLNDLINEAVAMVQPPSDKGKRLKIYYMTQAGIKPPSFVVFVNDLELFHYSYERYLENQLRKNFGFEGTPIRFIHRQREKED
- a CDS encoding DUF512 domain-containing protein, translated to MHNKIKICMVQSESIAEEAGVEAGDFLLSINKQNIKDIFDYRYYQASEELLLEIEKPDGEIWEIEVEKDEIEDLGLEFEDSLIDGAKSCTNKCIFCFIDQLPKGMRETVYFKDDDSRLSFLTGNYVTLTNIKNEELERIIHYRMSPINVSVHTTNPDLRKFMLGNRFAGDVMDKIRMLTDNGIEVNCQIVLCRDINDHHELDKTIDDLCQLYPSINSVSIVPVGISRHRENLFELKPFDMESSANVINQVHKWQNKLLQERGSRVIYLSDEFYINAGIDIPKYKEYEGFPQIENGVGMVALLRQEVKEALKNKKKHIMSTQRKVSLVTGRLVYKNILQLVDEIKNVYSGLEVNVYDIENDFFGPYVTVTGLLTGQDIVKQLKGRDLGQELLISRNMLRAGEHVFLDDYTVERIEVELDIPIRIVDSSGSDFVNALIGN
- the rpmF gene encoding 50S ribosomal protein L32 — its product is MANPKRRWSKARTGKRRSQWKLASPTLVSCPQCHVFKLPHRVCGECGYYDGKQVVKVEAK
- a CDS encoding DUF177 domain-containing protein, producing the protein MRVNVSDIIKTEGAGIDINFVDDLPEIREYDTSVEFKPSFKFTGRIVNLGGLLKLSGELHYEFSANCLRCLKHLDMTEDIEVEESFVEVSKSDDVDAYTFEGNVVDIDKPLMDNIILAMPMKIVCSEDCKGLCRTCGTNLNIKSCKCDEREIVDPRMEILKDYFK
- a CDS encoding acetate kinase, with translation MKVLVINAGSSSLKYQLIDMTNETVLAKGLCDRIGIDNSFIKQTRGSEEAVVLNKELKNHKDAIEAVISALTDNKIGVIKNMSEISAVGHRIVHGGEKFNSSVVIDEKVMAAVRECIDIAPLHNPPNIIGIEACQQIMPNIPMVAVFDTTFHSSMPDYAYLYALPYELYEKYGIRKYGFHGTSHKYVAERAAEMLDKPLSELKLITCHLGNGSSICAVNKGKSVDTSMGFTPLQGLAMGTRSGTIDPEVVTFLMEKENLDVKGVSNLLNKKSGVLGISGVSSDFRDLHAAADSGNSRAELAIQIFSYGVKKFIGEYIAVMNGVDAIIFTAGVGENNSVVRNMIVSDMDFFGIKIDEEKNKLRGQEIDISTAGATVRTLVIPTNEELAIAKETVRFIK
- the pta gene encoding phosphate acetyltransferase, translating into MNFLEQIVSRAKKDIKTIVLPESNDIRTLKAAAMIQEQGIANIVLVGNKDDIKELGGDLDISKAKIVDPANFERFDEYVNTLYELRKAKGMTPEEARKILSENPLYFGIMMVKMGEADGMVAGAINSTANTLRPALQILKTAPGAKLVSAFFVMVVPDCEYGENGVFIYGDSGLVENPNAEELSEIAIASSKSFKSLVQAEPVVAMLSYSTYGSAKSVLTEKVIEATKLAKEKAPDLQLDGELQADAAIVPSVGASKAPGSSVAGKANVLIFPDLNCGNISYKLTQRLAKAEAYGPIIQGIAKPVNDLSRGCSAEDIVGVVAITCVQAQNS
- a CDS encoding fused MFS/spermidine synthase, with the translated sequence MAVELSVSKLLAPYFGTSQIIWTVIIGLIMISLSVGNVLGGRSADKHNSMNRLYLIIWAAAIWIAIIPFVGKYIVVGIIGLLFMFLPQNLLITGSAISCLVLFSVPLIGLGMVSPYLVKLGVTDIENTGKTTGKIYAMNTIGSIIGTFLPTFVTIPTVGTSKTFLIFALVLNVICLAYFIMNKVKSVKTSLTFIIIFALLFMPLSNSYAFWRDCVVEDESVYNYLQVTEDKDSVYLSTNVAFGVQSVYKKDNKLSGMYYDFALAAPQFIKDFRSDDKTDLLVLGNGTGTYAKQSRIYYPNIKTDAVEIDPKIVDLSKKYFDLKDDEATIYETDGRTFLSDENCGMYDVIMIDAYHDITIPFHMATKEFFSKVSEHLKPGGVIILNINMKAKGDNPINQYLSQTVKSVFEKVYTCELKTSTNELLFASNDTNMVNNLFDNIGNMNTSNPLKDVFQFVIENLEEVTDSSHIFTDEVAPVDILGQKLLNSMVQDETSDLKEMINFKEKGFKGLLDMLR